In Desulfobulbus oralis, one DNA window encodes the following:
- a CDS encoding translocation/assembly module TamB domain-containing protein, whose product MTRKRKMLLFAGIPAGLLLGLTLVLLFFAATGPGLATLVWLAQKLGGGTLALESGQGRLASDFTLKRLRIMAEGTELELGELRLSWQPGALLRWELPIRSLEVRGLTLHLAEDPAGAGEEGADPVQLPEFRLPFALLADRVLVEDLHIYSGQNEVFALKTAGLQDLQGRERRLSFAAFSAKDAWLDLQARGQVEMSGNWPLGLDCDYAFTFTGFAPIRGRGEFRGDLARLAVQTELRQPQRLSLKGELRELLHDLHWEALASSPGLALDKIGEDWPEQRFSAVEIHGQGSLERYELKVGGQVVSAMFRRPLALHSTLEIGLDGLSVRRLELADAKGRLQLSGTLDWSPHLAWNAAFTAADLNPDIVLEQLDGGLSGGLAAKGVYRDGKVTAELRLDNLHGRLHGYPLKAEGQAAYREGRLALQNLRAALGGSELVAHGSCAGTCALEARLHAPDLRAVLPELAGSLEALLKLHGPADSPLLELELAGGALDFGGRRLERLEATARGELSAAGTVQAQVRAGGFMAGDLHIDHTDIRLQGGLAGHSLSVQADGLATKDGRAGLELTGRVQDSVWRGTLRQAFLQSPQLGLWRQDEAAGLQVSAEAANLALFCLHGRGPVDGASFCLEGGWQAGDGRWQGRARLAGLPLARFQPLLPPDMELTGRLDAETSADGQGSALQHARLKASATDQRLHFLQGKAAAGDLVWKAHLLEAAYADGGLQLDWRHELDEGSTMTLRLASPKLPLDAVAIRQAPLEGQVLLNIKKLDFLDALTAQQSRWSGALNGELQLAGTVDMPQFQGHLELERGEVLVPALGLHLAPLKALIRGSEGRLSAEVEAQAREGRMRLEGGVDLGGNSLAILPLRLQGENFGILDQPGLRVTISPDIQANFTEGRIEVQGRVLVPHALVESVTFDSAVTPSQDVVVVDDPTPAPASHGALPLYADIGLILGDDVRLNTFGLRARIAGGLQVQQRPGRQPVGNGQLNIEQGSFAIYGERVRINRGRLLFSGGPLTNPGLDIRSENKERNVTAGVRVSGFLQKPRIELYSRPFMEQGDIVSHLISDTGSFAGEGRGDIGLIGDTAEKLGMGGLVPYLKDIKRFSMIDDIKLDTDKDSQALVFGSWITPDFYVSYGKSLSGDGSLFKTRYTLGSGFVVETESGETQSSGDIKYEFEH is encoded by the coding sequence GTGACCAGAAAGCGGAAAATGCTGCTCTTTGCCGGCATCCCGGCCGGCCTGCTGCTGGGGCTGACGCTTGTGCTGCTCTTTTTCGCGGCGACCGGGCCCGGGCTGGCGACTTTGGTCTGGCTGGCGCAGAAGCTGGGCGGCGGAACGCTTGCGCTTGAAAGCGGACAGGGCCGGCTCGCTTCGGACTTTACCCTGAAAAGGCTGCGCATTATGGCCGAGGGCACAGAGCTCGAGCTGGGCGAGCTGCGGCTGTCCTGGCAGCCGGGTGCGCTGTTGCGCTGGGAATTGCCGATCCGCTCCCTTGAGGTGCGGGGCCTGACGCTGCATCTGGCGGAGGATCCGGCCGGAGCCGGGGAAGAGGGGGCTGACCCGGTGCAGTTGCCGGAGTTCAGACTGCCCTTTGCCCTGCTGGCCGACCGGGTGCTGGTGGAGGACCTGCACATCTATTCAGGCCAAAACGAAGTTTTTGCTCTGAAGACGGCCGGCTTGCAGGACCTGCAGGGCCGGGAAAGGCGCCTGAGCTTTGCGGCCTTCTCCGCAAAGGATGCATGGCTGGACCTGCAGGCCAGGGGCCAGGTCGAGATGAGCGGCAACTGGCCGCTTGGGCTGGACTGCGACTACGCCTTCACCTTCACTGGCTTTGCCCCCATTCGGGGCCGGGGAGAATTCAGGGGCGATCTGGCCAGACTGGCGGTGCAAACCGAGCTGCGGCAGCCGCAGCGGCTCAGCCTGAAGGGCGAGCTGCGGGAGCTGCTGCACGACCTGCACTGGGAGGCCTTGGCAAGCAGCCCCGGTCTGGCACTGGACAAAATCGGCGAGGACTGGCCGGAACAGCGTTTCAGCGCGGTAGAGATTCATGGCCAGGGCAGTCTCGAGCGCTATGAACTCAAGGTGGGCGGCCAGGTGGTCTCGGCCATGTTCCGGCGGCCCCTGGCCCTGCACAGCACCCTGGAGATCGGCCTGGACGGGCTCAGTGTCCGGAGGCTCGAGCTTGCCGACGCCAAAGGCCGCCTGCAGTTGAGCGGCACCCTGGATTGGAGCCCGCATCTGGCCTGGAACGCGGCCTTTACGGCTGCGGATCTGAATCCGGATATTGTGCTGGAACAGCTGGATGGCGGGCTGAGCGGCGGCCTGGCGGCCAAAGGCGTCTACAGGGACGGCAAGGTGACGGCCGAGCTCCGGCTGGACAATCTGCATGGTCGGCTGCATGGCTATCCGCTGAAGGCGGAAGGGCAGGCCGCGTATCGGGAGGGCCGCCTTGCCCTGCAGAATCTGAGGGCTGCGCTTGGCGGCAGCGAGCTGGTGGCCCACGGCTCCTGCGCCGGCACCTGCGCCCTGGAGGCCCGGCTGCATGCCCCCGATCTGCGGGCTGTCCTGCCCGAACTGGCGGGCAGTCTCGAGGCCCTGCTGAAGCTGCACGGGCCTGCCGACAGTCCGCTCCTGGAGCTGGAACTGGCGGGCGGCGCTCTGGACTTTGGCGGCAGGCGGCTGGAGAGGCTGGAAGCCACGGCCAGGGGCGAGCTGAGCGCTGCGGGCACGGTGCAGGCCCAGGTACGGGCAGGAGGGTTCATGGCCGGCGACCTGCATATCGACCACACCGATATCCGTTTGCAGGGCGGGCTCGCCGGCCACAGCCTGAGCGTCCAGGCCGATGGTCTGGCCACCAAGGATGGCCGGGCCGGGCTGGAGTTGACAGGCAGAGTGCAGGACAGCGTCTGGCGTGGTACATTGCGGCAGGCCTTTCTGCAGTCGCCCCAACTGGGCCTGTGGCGGCAGGACGAGGCGGCCGGTCTGCAGGTTTCGGCCGAGGCGGCCAACCTGGCCTTGTTCTGTCTGCACGGCAGGGGCCCGGTGGACGGGGCCTCGTTCTGCCTGGAAGGCGGCTGGCAGGCCGGGGATGGGCGCTGGCAGGGCAGGGCGCGGCTCGCCGGGCTGCCGTTGGCCCGGTTTCAGCCTCTCCTGCCGCCGGATATGGAACTCACCGGCCGTCTTGACGCCGAGACCAGCGCGGACGGGCAGGGCAGCGCGCTGCAGCATGCCCGGCTGAAGGCCTCTGCGACAGACCAGCGGCTGCATTTTCTCCAGGGAAAGGCTGCGGCCGGGGATCTGGTCTGGAAGGCGCATCTGCTCGAGGCTGCATATGCGGACGGCGGGCTGCAACTGGACTGGCGGCATGAACTGGACGAGGGCAGCACAATGACGCTCAGGCTGGCCTCGCCCAAACTGCCGCTTGATGCAGTGGCCATCCGGCAGGCCCCTCTGGAGGGTCAGGTGCTGCTGAATATCAAAAAACTCGACTTTCTGGACGCCCTGACCGCGCAGCAGAGCCGGTGGAGCGGGGCCCTGAACGGCGAGCTGCAGTTGGCCGGCACCGTGGATATGCCGCAATTTCAGGGGCATTTGGAGCTGGAGCGCGGCGAGGTGCTGGTGCCGGCTCTGGGTCTGCATCTGGCGCCGCTCAAGGCGCTCATCCGCGGCAGCGAGGGCCGGCTGAGCGCCGAGGTGGAGGCTCAGGCCCGGGAAGGGCGGATGCGACTTGAAGGCGGGGTCGATCTGGGCGGGAACAGCCTGGCCATTCTGCCCCTGAGGCTGCAGGGCGAGAATTTTGGCATCCTCGACCAGCCCGGTCTGCGGGTGACCATCAGCCCGGATATCCAGGCGAATTTCACGGAGGGGCGCATCGAGGTGCAGGGCCGGGTGCTGGTGCCCCATGCCCTGGTGGAAAGCGTGACCTTTGACAGCGCAGTGACCCCTTCACAGGACGTGGTGGTGGTGGACGATCCCACCCCGGCGCCGGCAAGCCACGGCGCGCTGCCCCTGTACGCCGATATCGGGCTGATCCTGGGCGACGATGTGCGGCTCAACACCTTTGGCCTGCGTGCCCGCATCGCCGGGGGGCTGCAGGTGCAGCAGCGTCCGGGCCGGCAGCCGGTGGGCAACGGGCAGTTGAACATCGAGCAGGGCTCCTTTGCCATTTACGGCGAACGGGTGCGAATCAACCGCGGCCGTCTGCTGTTCAGCGGCGGCCCGCTCACCAATCCCGGCCTGGACATCAGGAGCGAAAACAAGGAGCGTAACGTCACCGCCGGCGTGCGGGTGAGCGGCTTTTTGCAGAAACCCCGGATCGAGCTTTACTCCAGACCCTTCATGGAGCAGGGCGACATTGTCTCGCACCTGATCAGCGACACCGGCTCCTTTGCCGGCGAGGGCCGCGGGGATATCGGCCTGATCGGCGACACGGCGGAAAAGCTCGGCATGGGCGGACTGGTGCCCTATCTGAAGGACATCAAGCGCTTTTCCATGATTGACGACATCAAGCTGGATACTGACAAGGACAGTCAGGCTTTGGTCTTTGGCAGTTGGATTACCCCGGATTTTTATGTGAGTTACGGCAAAAGCCTTTCCGGCGACGGCTCGCTGTTCAAAACCCGTTACACATTGGGCAGCGGTTTTGTGGTGGAAACGGAGAGCGGCGAGACCCAGAGTTCCGGAGACATCAAATACGAATTCGAACACTAG
- a CDS encoding DnaJ domain-containing protein — MEYRFSPQPGCGGCLTLPILLFLAVMLFPGLLKVLASLPLILVGLFFAFTYYIQRRVSAYEASQTEIHRRFVVLLIRILVKIAEADGHFTKAELRAILNFFQYNLNYSQDQMYWVKQVIREARDTTTSLDRLLQEFRESFNYEARLILLELIYQLVHTKQPPDSNELRMARDIARVLEIDPYDLRTIEAKYMYGSYHRQGGGFGGYSGESASGGYSQGRNGETDLEARYYAVLGLEKGAGMEEIKKAYRKLCLQYHPDKVGHLGEEFKRVAEEKMKEINVAYNYFEKKFR, encoded by the coding sequence ATGGAATATCGATTTTCTCCCCAGCCCGGTTGTGGCGGTTGCCTGACCCTGCCCATCCTGCTGTTTCTGGCTGTCATGCTCTTTCCGGGCCTGCTCAAGGTGCTGGCCTCGCTGCCGCTCATCCTGGTAGGTCTCTTCTTCGCCTTCACCTATTACATCCAGCGCCGGGTTTCAGCCTACGAGGCCTCGCAGACCGAAATTCACCGCCGCTTCGTGGTGCTGCTCATCAGAATCCTGGTGAAAATCGCTGAAGCGGACGGTCATTTCACCAAGGCCGAACTGCGCGCCATCCTGAACTTTTTTCAGTACAACCTGAACTACTCTCAGGATCAGATGTACTGGGTCAAACAGGTCATCCGGGAGGCCAGGGATACGACCACCAGCCTGGACAGGCTGCTGCAGGAGTTCCGCGAGAGCTTCAACTACGAGGCCCGGCTGATTCTTCTCGAACTGATCTACCAACTGGTCCATACCAAGCAGCCGCCTGATTCGAACGAGCTGCGCATGGCCCGGGACATCGCCCGGGTGCTGGAGATCGATCCCTATGACCTGCGTACCATCGAGGCCAAATATATGTACGGCTCGTACCACCGGCAGGGTGGCGGCTTCGGGGGCTACAGCGGGGAAAGCGCTTCCGGGGGCTACAGTCAGGGTCGGAACGGCGAAACGGACCTCGAGGCCCGCTATTATGCGGTCCTGGGTCTGGAAAAGGGCGCGGGCATGGAGGAGATCAAGAAGGCCTACCGCAAGCTCTGCCTGCAGTATCACCCGGACAAGGTCGGCCATCTGGGCGAGGAGTTCAAACGCGTGGCCGAGGAAAAGATGAAGGAAATCAACGTGGCCTACAACTACTTCGAAAAAAAGTTCAGATGA
- a CDS encoding glycosyltransferase family 4 protein — MSTPAQIPRDVLVLAPQPFFQERGTPIAVRLLVEELADAGYTVDLLTFHEGEPFAYPGVELLRTPALPGLVGLKPGFSLKKLVCDLLMLCSAVPLLKKRRYCVVHAVEESVFIAQLLASLFRVPFLYDMDSLLSQQLGNKFPVLQRGMGLLRWFEKQAMRQSSGVLAVCASLQERARQEAPAVPAAVLEDINLADVPATVPTEIRDRCGIQGCLLMYVGNLESYQGIDLLLSAFAGLPQDNSGLVIIGGRKEDIAAYSQKSRALGIGERVHFLGPRPVGELGLCLAQADILLSPRIQGSNTPMKIYSYLASGKPVIATRLPTHTQVLDSSIALLCAPEPEAFAAAMQALIQDAGRRTQLGQAGRERAEARYSRAAYRNKLRNFYLKTVGPPPG; from the coding sequence ATGTCCACACCCGCACAAATCCCGCGTGACGTTCTGGTCCTCGCGCCACAGCCGTTTTTTCAGGAACGCGGCACGCCCATTGCCGTGCGTCTTCTGGTGGAAGAGCTGGCTGATGCCGGTTACACGGTGGATCTCCTCACCTTCCATGAGGGCGAGCCCTTTGCCTATCCGGGCGTCGAGCTGCTGCGCACACCGGCGCTGCCGGGACTGGTCGGGCTGAAGCCCGGCTTTTCCCTGAAAAAGCTCGTCTGCGACCTGCTGATGCTGTGCAGCGCGGTGCCGCTGTTGAAAAAACGGCGTTACTGCGTGGTGCACGCGGTGGAGGAAAGCGTGTTTATCGCCCAACTGCTTGCCTCGCTGTTCCGCGTCCCCTTCCTGTACGACATGGATTCCCTGCTCTCCCAGCAGTTGGGCAACAAATTTCCCGTGCTGCAACGGGGCATGGGCCTGCTCCGCTGGTTTGAAAAGCAGGCAATGCGTCAAAGCAGCGGGGTACTGGCGGTCTGCGCCAGTCTGCAGGAAAGGGCACGGCAGGAAGCGCCGGCGGTACCAGCGGCGGTGCTGGAAGACATCAATCTGGCCGACGTGCCGGCAACCGTGCCCACGGAGATCCGCGACCGTTGCGGCATACAGGGCTGCCTGCTCATGTACGTGGGCAATCTGGAGAGCTACCAGGGAATCGACCTGTTGCTGAGCGCCTTTGCCGGGCTGCCGCAGGACAACAGCGGGCTCGTCATCATTGGCGGCCGGAAGGAAGACATCGCCGCCTACAGCCAAAAGAGCCGGGCCCTCGGCATCGGGGAGCGCGTACATTTTCTAGGGCCCCGGCCGGTCGGCGAGCTGGGCCTCTGTCTGGCCCAGGCAGACATTCTGCTCTCACCCCGCATACAGGGCAGCAATACGCCCATGAAAATCTACTCCTATCTGGCCTCCGGCAAGCCGGTCATCGCCACCAGACTGCCCACGCACACGCAGGTGCTGGACAGCAGCATTGCCCTGCTCTGCGCGCCCGAACCAGAGGCCTTTGCCGCGGCCATGCAGGCGCTGATCCAGGATGCAGGGCGCCGGACGCAGCTTGGGCAGGCGGGCAGGGAACGGGCCGAGGCGCGCTATTCCCGCGCCGCCTACCGAAACAAACTCAGGAACTTTTATCTGAAGACCGTCGGCCCGCCACCGGGCTGA
- a CDS encoding glycerol-3-phosphate dehydrogenase/oxidase, which yields MRDLSPFQAGHFDVCVIGAGVYGAACAHSLAAAGLKTAVIDKGDFCSATSANSLKILHGGLRYLQHGNLVRMRETIRARREFMRFAPHLSKALACAIPTFGSGLRSPLAARCATLLNNAIGSDRNLGIAGDLALPPGRTISRESFLQQFPGTTVPGLSGGLVWYDTLAGNTERLVLEYLWAARDLGALPCNYLRAERILTQNGRVEGVLVTDVPSGQPFAINASWVVNAAGPWFDELLEASGIPPVPTRWTKAVNIVVRRELNPDCAVGIESNEEYSDQDAVLKRNKRFYFFVPWRGGTLIGTSYKEWRGSREDLLPTRADTEEIVREVQAIHPSWGLEPKDVSFAHAGLLPMSGIDASGAVQLAKHSLIVDHGKTGGPQGLLSLRSIKYTTAPVEADKVTAIILRDTGRRPARQPAPAQGQGRVPAELAPLLHSRYGSRAPRVAGHLAAADSDTWWLSREPPLLRAELRYFIQEEMALHLTDVLFRRTGLGSLRCPPAGLLTTLAEAMAAELGWDGARQQLEIEQVMRRFAMLPQEN from the coding sequence ATGCGTGATCTTTCCCCGTTTCAGGCCGGTCATTTTGATGTTTGTGTCATCGGCGCCGGCGTGTACGGCGCGGCGTGCGCCCATAGCCTTGCGGCAGCCGGTCTGAAGACCGCTGTCATCGACAAGGGCGACTTCTGCTCGGCCACCTCGGCCAACAGCCTCAAAATTCTGCACGGCGGCCTGCGCTACCTGCAACACGGCAACCTGGTGCGGATGCGTGAAACCATCCGTGCCCGCAGGGAGTTCATGCGTTTTGCGCCCCACCTGAGCAAAGCGCTTGCCTGCGCCATTCCCACCTTTGGCAGCGGCCTGCGTTCGCCGCTGGCTGCCCGATGCGCCACGTTGTTGAACAACGCCATCGGCTCCGACCGCAACCTTGGGATAGCCGGGGACCTGGCTCTGCCGCCCGGACGCACCATCTCCCGGGAAAGCTTTCTGCAGCAGTTTCCGGGCACCACTGTCCCGGGGCTCAGCGGGGGACTTGTCTGGTATGACACCCTGGCCGGCAACACCGAGCGCCTGGTTCTGGAATACCTGTGGGCGGCCCGGGACCTGGGCGCCCTGCCCTGCAACTACCTGCGCGCCGAGCGCATTCTCACCCAAAACGGCAGGGTCGAGGGCGTTCTCGTGACCGATGTGCCCAGCGGGCAACCCTTTGCGATCAACGCATCCTGGGTCGTCAATGCCGCAGGCCCCTGGTTTGACGAGCTGCTCGAAGCCTCCGGCATTCCACCGGTGCCAACGCGCTGGACCAAGGCAGTCAACATAGTGGTGCGCAGGGAGCTGAACCCCGACTGCGCCGTGGGCATCGAAAGCAATGAGGAGTACAGCGATCAGGACGCCGTACTCAAGCGCAACAAGCGCTTTTACTTCTTTGTCCCCTGGCGCGGCGGCACCCTCATCGGCACGAGCTACAAGGAGTGGCGGGGCAGCAGGGAAGATCTGCTGCCCACCCGTGCCGATACGGAGGAAATCGTCAGAGAGGTGCAGGCCATTCATCCCAGTTGGGGCCTCGAGCCCAAAGATGTTTCCTTTGCCCATGCCGGACTTCTGCCCATGAGCGGGATCGACGCCTCCGGCGCGGTTCAACTGGCCAAGCACTCGCTCATTGTCGACCACGGCAAGACGGGCGGGCCGCAGGGCCTGCTTTCCCTTCGTTCCATCAAATACACGACTGCGCCTGTTGAGGCGGACAAAGTCACGGCCATCATTCTGCGCGACACCGGCCGCCGCCCCGCCCGCCAACCGGCGCCCGCCCAGGGCCAGGGCCGAGTGCCGGCCGAACTGGCTCCGCTTCTGCACAGCCGATACGGCAGCCGCGCCCCGCGCGTGGCCGGCCATCTCGCCGCGGCCGACAGCGATACCTGGTGGCTGAGTCGGGAGCCGCCGCTGCTCAGGGCCGAACTGCGTTACTTCATTCAGGAAGAAATGGCGCTGCATCTGACGGATGTCCTGTTCCGCCGCACCGGCCTGGGCAGCCTGCGCTGTCCGCCGGCCGGGCTGCTGACCACGCTCGCCGAAGCCATGGCCGCCGAACTCGGCTGGGACGGGGCCCGGCAGCAACTGGAAATCGAGCAGGTTATGCGGCGCTTTGCCATGTTGCCCCAGGAAAACTGA
- a CDS encoding class I SAM-dependent methyltransferase, protein MTASFPETADIETSSADYASRFAGAAGRFFLETQTGMVLSCLDPIPDKRVLDVGGGHCQLAAPLTAQGYRVTMTGSADICGERAAARLPADSFTYRTCDSLALPFADRSFPVALSFRLLPHVESPEHQNRLVGELCRVAERMVILDYPDIRSFNMLYSLLFRLKKRVEGNTRSYILFNRRQIATAFAAHGFGQIRFLPQFFWPMVLHRKLQSAALSRLIEKPCRLSGLTGLFGSPVIVCATRNSDI, encoded by the coding sequence ATGACTGCGAGCTTCCCAGAGACGGCCGATATCGAAACCTCGTCCGCAGACTATGCCAGCCGCTTTGCCGGTGCTGCCGGGCGATTCTTTCTGGAAACCCAAACCGGGATGGTTCTCTCCTGTCTCGACCCCATCCCGGATAAAAGGGTGCTGGACGTGGGCGGCGGCCATTGCCAACTGGCTGCGCCCCTGACGGCACAAGGCTACCGGGTCACCATGACCGGCAGCGCCGACATCTGCGGAGAGCGGGCGGCCGCCAGGCTCCCGGCCGACTCCTTCACCTATCGGACCTGCGACTCCCTGGCCCTGCCCTTTGCCGACCGCTCCTTTCCGGTCGCCCTGTCCTTCCGCCTGCTGCCCCATGTGGAAAGCCCGGAACACCAGAACCGGCTCGTGGGCGAACTGTGCCGGGTGGCTGAGCGCATGGTGATCCTGGACTATCCCGATATCCGGAGCTTCAACATGCTCTACTCTCTGCTGTTCCGGCTCAAGAAGCGGGTGGAGGGCAACACCCGAAGCTATATCCTTTTCAACCGCCGGCAGATTGCAACAGCCTTCGCCGCCCATGGTTTTGGTCAGATCCGCTTTCTGCCCCAGTTTTTCTGGCCCATGGTACTGCACAGAAAATTGCAAAGCGCGGCGCTCTCCCGGCTCATTGAAAAGCCCTGTCGCCTGAGCGGCCTGACCGGCCTGTTCGGCTCGCCGGTCATTGTCTGCGCAACCAGAAATTCCGACATCTGA
- the ftsY gene encoding signal recognition particle-docking protein FtsY: MLAWLRKLFGSAGENAQETPAASAVTSAAAQAAAEPPGTLPHSEAEPAQSKKAVDWSIGLTDSECLYDSGLLIDLAGLPGLAGFGPLLTDEEASRMLTAQIRPQVEQPEPPVASPAEEATETAGPVEARPLPADSVAQPKAPAPECPPEAAPEPVLPADLATAAQPEPESLAAEPKLQAEPPVAEEKAAAEPPAPETERSKPEPAPGPIPAETPAVGEKPAVQPEPAVRKAAERAESEPPAGQEAPQATGEPAAAQEAAAAAEAAEVQAAAPGEKPAPAPEDEAIPEASPKSMFRRLQERLGKTRNSFVSQLDQLFLGKKAIDQELFDELEELLITADLGVNTTMELLDEARKRVKRGQLGDASALKALLKESMLNCITAPERDNIMVPPENGPLVVMVVGVNGVGKTTTIGKIAARMAQAGKSVLLVAGDTFRAAAIDQLKVWGERTGCEVVARKPGADPASVAFDGLDYGIAHNKDVILIDTAGRLHTSVNLMAELKKVRRVLEKRLPGAPHEILQVLDATTGQNGLSQARLFHEAVGVTCLALTKLDGTAKGGIVANISRQLKIPVRFIGIGEQIDDLRDFDAREFVEALFTENKA; encoded by the coding sequence ATGCTGGCCTGGCTCAGAAAACTTTTCGGATCGGCAGGGGAAAATGCACAGGAAACGCCGGCTGCAAGCGCAGTGACGAGCGCGGCGGCACAGGCTGCGGCCGAACCGCCCGGAACGCTGCCCCATTCGGAGGCGGAGCCGGCACAGAGCAAAAAGGCGGTGGACTGGAGCATCGGCCTGACGGACAGCGAGTGCCTGTATGACAGCGGGCTGCTGATCGATCTGGCCGGCCTGCCCGGTCTGGCGGGTTTCGGGCCTCTGCTCACGGACGAAGAGGCGAGCAGGATGCTGACCGCTCAGATCAGGCCGCAAGTTGAGCAGCCGGAACCGCCTGTAGCGTCTCCAGCAGAGGAAGCGACAGAAACGGCAGGCCCTGTCGAAGCCCGGCCCCTGCCGGCAGACAGCGTGGCGCAGCCTAAAGCCCCGGCGCCGGAATGCCCGCCTGAAGCCGCGCCCGAGCCGGTTCTGCCAGCAGACCTTGCGACCGCAGCACAACCAGAGCCGGAAAGCCTGGCGGCAGAGCCGAAGCTGCAGGCCGAACCGCCTGTTGCCGAAGAAAAAGCTGCAGCCGAACCGCCGGCGCCGGAAACGGAAAGGTCCAAACCAGAACCTGCGCCCGGTCCGATCCCGGCAGAGACCCCTGCGGTTGGGGAAAAACCGGCGGTCCAGCCTGAGCCGGCAGTCCGCAAAGCGGCAGAGCGGGCCGAATCCGAACCACCTGCCGGCCAAGAAGCGCCACAAGCGACCGGCGAGCCCGCAGCGGCTCAGGAAGCGGCCGCCGCTGCGGAGGCGGCCGAAGTCCAGGCTGCCGCTCCCGGAGAAAAGCCGGCCCCCGCACCGGAGGATGAGGCAATCCCGGAAGCCTCGCCGAAATCCATGTTCCGGCGCCTGCAGGAGCGGCTGGGCAAGACCCGCAATTCCTTTGTCAGCCAACTGGACCAGCTCTTTCTGGGCAAAAAGGCAATCGACCAGGAGCTCTTTGACGAGCTGGAGGAACTGCTCATCACCGCCGATCTGGGTGTCAATACCACCATGGAACTGCTGGACGAGGCGAGAAAGCGCGTCAAACGCGGCCAACTGGGCGATGCCAGCGCCCTGAAAGCGCTGCTGAAGGAATCCATGCTCAACTGCATCACAGCGCCTGAGCGGGACAACATCATGGTCCCGCCGGAAAATGGGCCGCTGGTGGTCATGGTTGTGGGCGTCAACGGCGTGGGCAAAACCACGACCATCGGCAAAATTGCGGCCCGGATGGCGCAGGCCGGGAAATCTGTGCTGCTGGTGGCAGGCGACACCTTCCGCGCCGCAGCCATTGACCAGCTCAAGGTCTGGGGCGAGCGTACGGGCTGCGAAGTGGTGGCCCGAAAGCCCGGCGCAGACCCGGCTTCCGTGGCCTTTGACGGGCTGGACTACGGCATTGCCCACAACAAGGACGTGATTCTGATCGATACCGCTGGCCGTCTGCACACCAGCGTCAACCTGATGGCAGAGCTGAAGAAAGTCCGGCGGGTTCTGGAGAAACGCCTGCCCGGCGCCCCGCACGAGATCCTGCAGGTGCTGGACGCCACCACCGGCCAGAACGGCCTGTCCCAGGCCAGGCTCTTCCACGAGGCCGTGGGCGTCACCTGTCTGGCCCTGACCAAGCTGGATGGCACCGCCAAAGGCGGCATTGTGGCCAATATTTCCCGCCAGTTGAAGATCCCGGTACGCTTTATCGGCATTGGCGAGCAGATCGACGACCTCAGGGATTTTGATGCCCGGGAGTTTGTCGAGGCACTTTTTACCGAAAACAAGGCCTGA